AAATTTCATAAGATTTTAATTTAAAAAACTCTTTTTCTACCTTTATGCCTAATTTAAAAGAAATAAGTAAATTTTCATCAATATCTTTTTTTGATTCAATAATATATTCTCTTTCAATTTTTTGCCTTGGATGAATAACATCATTTGCAAATTTGCCATCATTAGTAAACAATAAAAGTCCAGAACTTTTAAAATCAAGCCTACCGATTGAAAATACACGCTCTTTAAACAAAGGCTGGACTAAAGATATTGCTAACTTTCTCCCATCAGCATCTAAATTGGAACATAAATAATTTTTAGGCTTGTTAAGAGCTAGATAAATTCTATCCTTAATTTGAGAATCTTTAAAAACAAAAATCTGTTTATTATAAATTATCCTATCCCCTAAGGCCACTTTATCTCCAAGCTTAGCAATAGAGTCATTAACTCTTACAAGCTTCCTTCTTATAAGCTCCTCGCAAAATCTTCTTGATCCTACTCCCTTTTCAGCTAAAAACACATGAACTCTGAGAGTTTTAAGTGCAATCATTAATTTTACAACCTCGATACAATACCAATTTATTATTCAAATACCCCAAATTTACAATATTAAGCATTTTACACTCAAGAGATACTAAAAAATAAGA
The nucleotide sequence above comes from Borrelia maritima. Encoded proteins:
- a CDS encoding pseudouridine synthase gives rise to the protein MIALKTLRVHVFLAEKGVGSRRFCEELIRRKLVRVNDSIAKLGDKVALGDRIIYNKQIFVFKDSQIKDRIYLALNKPKNYLCSNLDADGRKLAISLVQPLFKERVFSIGRLDFKSSGLLLFTNDGKFANDVIHPRQKIEREYIIESKKDIDENLLISFKLGIKVEKEFFKLKSYEILNKNSARLILDEGKNREIRKVFLSKNIFLKKIHRIRIGNISLDNLKEGQVKIIPLVKINRLKSRLEKLNDNSN